The following proteins come from a genomic window of Takifugu rubripes chromosome 11, fTakRub1.2, whole genome shotgun sequence:
- the sgsm2 gene encoding small G protein signaling modulator 2 isoform X4: MERPAEEDHKEKLLWNVKREVKQIMEEAVTKKFVHEDSSHIIALCTAIEACLGHLLKRRAAGFLRSDKIAALFTKVGKVYDTAGEICRKVQEQLQQQADLTRRSQSVGHEPLRRQGSSTTCRPPQPLSAQAIKHIWVRTALFEKVLDQIVQYIVDNSSKYYEKEALMHDSVFGPILAALLVGPCALEYTKLKTSDHFWTDPSANELVQRHRIHGAHRSQDTSAGRRPALGIRKRQSSSSMSEDRFASSAREYVESLHQNSRTHLLYGKNNVLVQPKKDMEVLRGYLSLHQAGDNLTLKWTPNQLINGTLGDCDLEKSIYWDYALTVPLRQIVCIHCHQRPDCGGTLVLVSQDGIQRPPLHFPPGGHLLAFLSCLETGLLPRGQLEPPLWSQKGKGKVFPKLRKRSSAARLIDQDGNEEEQTAADYVFRIVYPGYRYDAITINYHHTTGSRAPSLDDDEEEEDRLHAMISMICSRNLTDPNVMKDHGDMMEMQGFGGSPSSWQQAEVTTQEAPCLSCSTANVSFDYPAGCTCIHDQADIHTIPLKMLCQNMKRQIVSRAFYGWLAYCRHLSTVRTHLSALVNHNIVPPDRPCEASGGLSKEVWSKYQKDCKNYKELELLRLVYYGGVQHEIRKEVWPFLLGHYKFGMGKKDMSQIDVKISERYQQVMREWKACEVIVKQREKEMQSAIFAKLSSGSSIDSHVLRLVHRDSTLSNEVFMSVDEPDPGSQETPSGWDSTPTMTTLVPPAAVPQEERPLVEFDSPDSGLPSSRNYSVTSAHSQNLSSIDDGQSTEEEGAGGEDARTPGVLGGRQDSLSEDRLCSQLDKLVTSGAAADAVSPSLSSYTIELLDTVALNLHRIDKDVQRCDRNYYYFTAANLEKLRNIMCSYVWEHLEMGYVQGMCDLLAPLMVILDDECLAYSCFTQLMKRMSQNFPNGGAMDTHFANMRSLIQILDSELFELMQQNGDYTHFYFCYRWFLLDFKRELLYEDVFAVWEVIWVASRISSRHFVLFLALALVTVYREIIIDNNMDFTDIIKFFNEMAERHDVQHILKVARELVHKVQSLMDNK, translated from the exons CTGCCATCGAGGCCTGCTTGGGTCACCTGCTGAAGAGACGGGCGGCCGGATTCCTCCGCAGCGACAAGATCGCCGCCCTCTTCACCAAAGTGGGCAAAGTCTACGACACGGCCGGCGAGATCTGCCGCAAGGTGCAGGAGCAACTCCAGCAGCAGGCCGATCTCACCCG GAGAAGCCAGAGCGTGGGCCACGAACCTCTGAGGCGTCAGGGCTCGTCCACCACCTGCCGCCCCCCACAGCCGCTCTCCGCCCAGGCCATCAAGCACATCTGGGTCCGGACGGCTCTctttgaaaaggttctggaccagaTCGTGCAGTACATCGTGGACAACTCCAG TAAATACTATGAGAAGGAGGCTCTGATGCACGACTCAGTCTTTGGGCCCATCCTGGCAGCTCTTCTGG TGGGGCCTTGTGCTCTGGAGTACACCAAACTCAAGACGTCAGACCATTTCTGGACCGACCCGTCGGCCAACGAGCTGGTTCAGCGCCACCGGATTCACGGGGCCCACCGGAGCCAGGACACGTCGGCGGGGCGCCGACCTGCTCTGGGG ATCCGAAAGAggcagtccagcagcagcatgtctGAGGACCGGTTTGCTTCGTCGGCAAGGGAGTATGTGGAGTCTCTTCACCAGAACTCCAGGACGCATCTTCTCTACGGCAAAAACAACGTCCTGGTGCAACCG AAGAAGGACATGGAGGTGTTACGAGGTtatttgtccctccaccaggccGGGGATAACCTCACTCTCAAGTGGACCCCCAACCAGCTCATCAATGGCACGCTGGGGGACTGCGACCTGGAGAAGAG CATCTACTGGGACTACGCGCTGACCGTCCCCCTGCGGCAGATCGTCTGCATCCACTGTCATCAACGCC CTGACTGCGGCGGTACCCTGGTCCTGGTCAGCCAGGATGGGATCCAGCGGCCGCCCCTCCACTTCCCTCCCGGGGGTCACCTCCTGGCCTTCCTCTCCTGTCTGGAGACGGGCCTTTTACCTCGGGGTCAACTGGAACCTCCCCTCTGGTCCCAGAAAGGAAAG GGAAAAGTCTTCCCcaaactgaggaagaggagcagcgcCGCCAGGCTCATCGACCAGGACGGGAACGAGGAGGAGCAGACGGCCGCGGACTACGTGTTTCGCATCGTTTACCCCGGATACCGATACGACGCCA TCACTATAAACTACCACCACACCACGGGCAGCCGCGCTCCGTCGCTGGACgacgatgaggaagaggaagatagGCTCCATGCTATGATCTCAATGATCTGCTCGCGGAACCTCACAGACCCTAATGTCATGAAAG ACCACGGGGATATGATGGAGATGCAGGGTTTCGGAGGCAGCCCGTCGTCATGGCAACAGGCCGAAGTAACCACTCAGGAGGCCCCGTGCCTGTCCTGCTCCACAGCCAACGTGTCGTTCGACTACCCGGCCGGCTGCACGTGCATACACGACCAGGCAGACATTCACAC TATTCCTCTGAAGATGCTCTGCCAGAACATGAAGAGGCAGATCGTCTCCAGAGCTTTTTATGGAT GGCTGGCCTACTGCCGACACCTGTCCACGGTCCGGACTCACCTCTCAGCTCTGGTCAACCACAACATCGTCCCCCCAGACAGACCCTGCGAGGCGTCTGGAGGCCTGAGCAAAGAGGTGTGGAGCAAGTACCAGAAAGACTGCAAG aactataaggagctggagctgctcaggCTGGTTTATTATGGCGGCGTTCAGCACGAAATCAGGAAGGAGGTCTGGCCTTTCCTGCTGGGGCACTACAAGTTTGGAATGGGCAAGAAAGATATGAGCCAG ATTGATGTGAAGATCAGCGAGCGGTACCAGCAGGTGATGAGGGAGTGGAAGGCCTGCGAGGTGATTGTGAAGCAGCGGGAGAAAGAGATGCAGTCGGCCATCTTTGCCAAGCTTTCGTCGGGCAGCAGCATCGACAGCCACGTCCTGCGGCTGGTTCACAGGGACTCCACCCTCAGCAACGAG gtCTTTATGTCCGTTGATGAGCCAGACCCAGGCAGCCAGGAGACCCCCAGTGGATGGGACAGTACCCCCACCATGACCACCCTGGTTCCTCCGGCCGCCGTCCCCCAAGAGGAGAGGCCTCTGGTGGAGTTCGACTCCCCTGACTCGGGCCTTCCGTCCTCCAGAAACTACTCTGTGACTTCGGCTCATTCCCAGAACCTGTCCAGCATAGACGACGGCCAGAGCACGGAGGAGGAAGGCGCCGGCGGGGAGGACGCCAGGACTCCGGGCGTGCTGGGGGGACGTCAGGACTCCCTGAGCGAGGACAGGCTGTGCAGCCAGCTGGACAAGCTGGTGACCAGCGGAGCGGCAGCGGACGCGGTCTCGCCGTCGCTCTCTTCATACACG ATCGAGCTGCTGGACACCGTCGCCCTGAACCTCCACAGGATAGACAAAGACGTGCAGCGCTGCGACCGCAACTACTACTACTTCACCGCAGCCAACCTGGAGAAGCTCCGCAACATCATGTGCAG ctaCGTGTGGGAGCATCTGGAGATGGGCTACGTTCAGGGCATGTGCGACCTGCTCGCTCCGCTCATGGTCATCCTGGACGATG agtgtcTGGCGTACAGCTGCTTCACTCAACTAATGAAGAGGATGAGTCAGAACTTCCCCAACGGTGGAGCCATGGACACACACTTTGCCAACATGAGATCACTGATTCAg ATTCTGGACTCGGAGCTGTTCGAGCTGATGCAGCAGAACGGAGACTACACTCACTTCTACTTCTGTTACCGCTGGTTCCTGCTGGACTTCAAGAGAG AGCTCCTGTACGAGGACGTCTTCGCCGTCTGGGAGGTGATCTGGGTGGCCTCCAGGATTTCCTCGCGGCACTTTGTCCTCTTTCTTGCCTTGGCTCTGGTCACAGTTTACCGTGAGATCATCATCGACAACAACATGGACTTCACGGACATCATCAAGTTCTTCAACG AGATGGCTGAGCGTCACGATGTCCAACACATCTTGAAGGTAGCTCGTGAGCTGGTGCACAAAGTCCAGTCTCTGATGGACAACAagtga
- the sgsm2 gene encoding small G protein signaling modulator 2 isoform X3, with the protein MERPAEEDHKEKLLWNVKREVKQIMEEAVTKKFVHEDSSHIIALCTAIEACLGHLLKRRAAGFLRSDKIAALFTKVGKVYDTAGEICRKVQEQLQQQADLTRRSQSVGHEPLRRQGSSTTCRPPQPLSAQAIKHIWVRTALFEKVLDQIVQYIVDNSSKYYEKEALMHDSVFGPILAALLVGPCALEYTKLKTSDHFWTDPSANELVQRHRIHGAHRSQDTSAGRRPALGIRKRQSSSSMSEDRFASSAREYVESLHQNSRTHLLYGKNNVLVQPKKDMEVLRGYLSLHQAGDNLTLKWTPNQLINGTLGDCDLEKSIYWDYALTVPLRQIVCIHCHQRPDCGGTLVLVSQDGIQRPPLHFPPGGHLLAFLSCLETGLLPRGQLEPPLWSQKGKGKVFPKLRKRSSAARLIDQDGNEEEQTAADYVFRIVYPGYRYDAITINYHHTTGSRAPSLDDDEEEEDRLHAMISMICSRNLTDPNVMKDHGDMMEMQGFGGSPSSWQQAEVTTQEAPCLSCSTANVSFDYPAGCTCIHDQADIHTSIPLKMLCQNMKRQIVSRAFYGWLAYCRHLSTVRTHLSALVNHNIVPPDRPCEASGGLSKEVWSKYQKDCKNYKELELLRLVYYGGVQHEIRKEVWPFLLGHYKFGMGKKDMSQIDVKISERYQQVMREWKACEVIVKQREKEMQSAIFAKLSSGSSIDSHVLRLVHRDSTLSNEVFMSVDEPDPGSQETPSGWDSTPTMTTLVPPAAVPQEERPLVEFDSPDSGLPSSRNYSVTSAHSQNLSSIDDGQSTEEEGAGGEDARTPGVLGGRQDSLSEDRLCSQLDKLVTSGAAADAVSPSLSSYTIELLDTVALNLHRIDKDVQRCDRNYYYFTAANLEKLRNIMCSYVWEHLEMGYVQGMCDLLAPLMVILDDECLAYSCFTQLMKRMSQNFPNGGAMDTHFANMRSLIQILDSELFELMQQNGDYTHFYFCYRWFLLDFKRELLYEDVFAVWEVIWVASRISSRHFVLFLALALVTVYREIIIDNNMDFTDIIKFFNEMAERHDVQHILKVARELVHKVQSLMDNK; encoded by the exons CTGCCATCGAGGCCTGCTTGGGTCACCTGCTGAAGAGACGGGCGGCCGGATTCCTCCGCAGCGACAAGATCGCCGCCCTCTTCACCAAAGTGGGCAAAGTCTACGACACGGCCGGCGAGATCTGCCGCAAGGTGCAGGAGCAACTCCAGCAGCAGGCCGATCTCACCCG GAGAAGCCAGAGCGTGGGCCACGAACCTCTGAGGCGTCAGGGCTCGTCCACCACCTGCCGCCCCCCACAGCCGCTCTCCGCCCAGGCCATCAAGCACATCTGGGTCCGGACGGCTCTctttgaaaaggttctggaccagaTCGTGCAGTACATCGTGGACAACTCCAG TAAATACTATGAGAAGGAGGCTCTGATGCACGACTCAGTCTTTGGGCCCATCCTGGCAGCTCTTCTGG TGGGGCCTTGTGCTCTGGAGTACACCAAACTCAAGACGTCAGACCATTTCTGGACCGACCCGTCGGCCAACGAGCTGGTTCAGCGCCACCGGATTCACGGGGCCCACCGGAGCCAGGACACGTCGGCGGGGCGCCGACCTGCTCTGGGG ATCCGAAAGAggcagtccagcagcagcatgtctGAGGACCGGTTTGCTTCGTCGGCAAGGGAGTATGTGGAGTCTCTTCACCAGAACTCCAGGACGCATCTTCTCTACGGCAAAAACAACGTCCTGGTGCAACCG AAGAAGGACATGGAGGTGTTACGAGGTtatttgtccctccaccaggccGGGGATAACCTCACTCTCAAGTGGACCCCCAACCAGCTCATCAATGGCACGCTGGGGGACTGCGACCTGGAGAAGAG CATCTACTGGGACTACGCGCTGACCGTCCCCCTGCGGCAGATCGTCTGCATCCACTGTCATCAACGCC CTGACTGCGGCGGTACCCTGGTCCTGGTCAGCCAGGATGGGATCCAGCGGCCGCCCCTCCACTTCCCTCCCGGGGGTCACCTCCTGGCCTTCCTCTCCTGTCTGGAGACGGGCCTTTTACCTCGGGGTCAACTGGAACCTCCCCTCTGGTCCCAGAAAGGAAAG GGAAAAGTCTTCCCcaaactgaggaagaggagcagcgcCGCCAGGCTCATCGACCAGGACGGGAACGAGGAGGAGCAGACGGCCGCGGACTACGTGTTTCGCATCGTTTACCCCGGATACCGATACGACGCCA TCACTATAAACTACCACCACACCACGGGCAGCCGCGCTCCGTCGCTGGACgacgatgaggaagaggaagatagGCTCCATGCTATGATCTCAATGATCTGCTCGCGGAACCTCACAGACCCTAATGTCATGAAAG ACCACGGGGATATGATGGAGATGCAGGGTTTCGGAGGCAGCCCGTCGTCATGGCAACAGGCCGAAGTAACCACTCAGGAGGCCCCGTGCCTGTCCTGCTCCACAGCCAACGTGTCGTTCGACTACCCGGCCGGCTGCACGTGCATACACGACCAGGCAGACATTCACAC CAGTATTCCTCTGAAGATGCTCTGCCAGAACATGAAGAGGCAGATCGTCTCCAGAGCTTTTTATGGAT GGCTGGCCTACTGCCGACACCTGTCCACGGTCCGGACTCACCTCTCAGCTCTGGTCAACCACAACATCGTCCCCCCAGACAGACCCTGCGAGGCGTCTGGAGGCCTGAGCAAAGAGGTGTGGAGCAAGTACCAGAAAGACTGCAAG aactataaggagctggagctgctcaggCTGGTTTATTATGGCGGCGTTCAGCACGAAATCAGGAAGGAGGTCTGGCCTTTCCTGCTGGGGCACTACAAGTTTGGAATGGGCAAGAAAGATATGAGCCAG ATTGATGTGAAGATCAGCGAGCGGTACCAGCAGGTGATGAGGGAGTGGAAGGCCTGCGAGGTGATTGTGAAGCAGCGGGAGAAAGAGATGCAGTCGGCCATCTTTGCCAAGCTTTCGTCGGGCAGCAGCATCGACAGCCACGTCCTGCGGCTGGTTCACAGGGACTCCACCCTCAGCAACGAG gtCTTTATGTCCGTTGATGAGCCAGACCCAGGCAGCCAGGAGACCCCCAGTGGATGGGACAGTACCCCCACCATGACCACCCTGGTTCCTCCGGCCGCCGTCCCCCAAGAGGAGAGGCCTCTGGTGGAGTTCGACTCCCCTGACTCGGGCCTTCCGTCCTCCAGAAACTACTCTGTGACTTCGGCTCATTCCCAGAACCTGTCCAGCATAGACGACGGCCAGAGCACGGAGGAGGAAGGCGCCGGCGGGGAGGACGCCAGGACTCCGGGCGTGCTGGGGGGACGTCAGGACTCCCTGAGCGAGGACAGGCTGTGCAGCCAGCTGGACAAGCTGGTGACCAGCGGAGCGGCAGCGGACGCGGTCTCGCCGTCGCTCTCTTCATACACG ATCGAGCTGCTGGACACCGTCGCCCTGAACCTCCACAGGATAGACAAAGACGTGCAGCGCTGCGACCGCAACTACTACTACTTCACCGCAGCCAACCTGGAGAAGCTCCGCAACATCATGTGCAG ctaCGTGTGGGAGCATCTGGAGATGGGCTACGTTCAGGGCATGTGCGACCTGCTCGCTCCGCTCATGGTCATCCTGGACGATG agtgtcTGGCGTACAGCTGCTTCACTCAACTAATGAAGAGGATGAGTCAGAACTTCCCCAACGGTGGAGCCATGGACACACACTTTGCCAACATGAGATCACTGATTCAg ATTCTGGACTCGGAGCTGTTCGAGCTGATGCAGCAGAACGGAGACTACACTCACTTCTACTTCTGTTACCGCTGGTTCCTGCTGGACTTCAAGAGAG AGCTCCTGTACGAGGACGTCTTCGCCGTCTGGGAGGTGATCTGGGTGGCCTCCAGGATTTCCTCGCGGCACTTTGTCCTCTTTCTTGCCTTGGCTCTGGTCACAGTTTACCGTGAGATCATCATCGACAACAACATGGACTTCACGGACATCATCAAGTTCTTCAACG AGATGGCTGAGCGTCACGATGTCCAACACATCTTGAAGGTAGCTCGTGAGCTGGTGCACAAAGTCCAGTCTCTGATGGACAACAagtga
- the sgsm2 gene encoding small G protein signaling modulator 2 isoform X2, producing MERPAEEDHKEKLLWNVKREVKQIMEEAVTKKFVHEDSSHIIALCTAIEACLGHLLKRRAAGFLRSDKIAALFTKVGKVYDTAGEICRKVQEQLQQQADLTRRSQSVGHEPLRRQGSSTTCRPPQPLSAQAIKHIWVRTALFEKVLDQIVQYIVDNSSKYYEKEALMHDSVFGPILAALLVGPCALEYTKLKTSDHFWTDPSANELVQRHRIHGAHRSQDTSAGRRPALGIRKRQSSSSMSEDRFASSAREYVESLHQNSRTHLLYGKNNVLVQPKKDMEVLRGYLSLHQAGDNLTLKWTPNQLINGTLGDCDLEKSIYWDYALTVPLRQIVCIHCHQRPDCGGTLVLVSQDGIQRPPLHFPPGGHLLAFLSCLETGLLPRGQLEPPLWSQKGKGKVFPKLRKRSSAARLIDQDGNEEEQTAADYVFRIVYPGYRYDATVTINYHHTTGSRAPSLDDDEEEEDRLHAMISMICSRNLTDPNVMKDHGDMMEMQGFGGSPSSWQQAEVTTQEAPCLSCSTANVSFDYPAGCTCIHDQADIHTIPLKMLCQNMKRQIVSRAFYGWLAYCRHLSTVRTHLSALVNHNIVPPDRPCEASGGLSKEVWSKYQKDCKNYKELELLRLVYYGGVQHEIRKEVWPFLLGHYKFGMGKKDMSQIDVKISERYQQVMREWKACEVIVKQREKEMQSAIFAKLSSGSSIDSHVLRLVHRDSTLSNEVFMSVDEPDPGSQETPSGWDSTPTMTTLVPPAAVPQEERPLVEFDSPDSGLPSSRNYSVTSAHSQNLSSIDDGQSTEEEGAGGEDARTPGVLGGRQDSLSEDRLCSQLDKLVTSGAAADAVSPSLSSYTIELLDTVALNLHRIDKDVQRCDRNYYYFTAANLEKLRNIMCSYVWEHLEMGYVQGMCDLLAPLMVILDDECLAYSCFTQLMKRMSQNFPNGGAMDTHFANMRSLIQILDSELFELMQQNGDYTHFYFCYRWFLLDFKRELLYEDVFAVWEVIWVASRISSRHFVLFLALALVTVYREIIIDNNMDFTDIIKFFNEMAERHDVQHILKVARELVHKVQSLMDNK from the exons CTGCCATCGAGGCCTGCTTGGGTCACCTGCTGAAGAGACGGGCGGCCGGATTCCTCCGCAGCGACAAGATCGCCGCCCTCTTCACCAAAGTGGGCAAAGTCTACGACACGGCCGGCGAGATCTGCCGCAAGGTGCAGGAGCAACTCCAGCAGCAGGCCGATCTCACCCG GAGAAGCCAGAGCGTGGGCCACGAACCTCTGAGGCGTCAGGGCTCGTCCACCACCTGCCGCCCCCCACAGCCGCTCTCCGCCCAGGCCATCAAGCACATCTGGGTCCGGACGGCTCTctttgaaaaggttctggaccagaTCGTGCAGTACATCGTGGACAACTCCAG TAAATACTATGAGAAGGAGGCTCTGATGCACGACTCAGTCTTTGGGCCCATCCTGGCAGCTCTTCTGG TGGGGCCTTGTGCTCTGGAGTACACCAAACTCAAGACGTCAGACCATTTCTGGACCGACCCGTCGGCCAACGAGCTGGTTCAGCGCCACCGGATTCACGGGGCCCACCGGAGCCAGGACACGTCGGCGGGGCGCCGACCTGCTCTGGGG ATCCGAAAGAggcagtccagcagcagcatgtctGAGGACCGGTTTGCTTCGTCGGCAAGGGAGTATGTGGAGTCTCTTCACCAGAACTCCAGGACGCATCTTCTCTACGGCAAAAACAACGTCCTGGTGCAACCG AAGAAGGACATGGAGGTGTTACGAGGTtatttgtccctccaccaggccGGGGATAACCTCACTCTCAAGTGGACCCCCAACCAGCTCATCAATGGCACGCTGGGGGACTGCGACCTGGAGAAGAG CATCTACTGGGACTACGCGCTGACCGTCCCCCTGCGGCAGATCGTCTGCATCCACTGTCATCAACGCC CTGACTGCGGCGGTACCCTGGTCCTGGTCAGCCAGGATGGGATCCAGCGGCCGCCCCTCCACTTCCCTCCCGGGGGTCACCTCCTGGCCTTCCTCTCCTGTCTGGAGACGGGCCTTTTACCTCGGGGTCAACTGGAACCTCCCCTCTGGTCCCAGAAAGGAAAG GGAAAAGTCTTCCCcaaactgaggaagaggagcagcgcCGCCAGGCTCATCGACCAGGACGGGAACGAGGAGGAGCAGACGGCCGCGGACTACGTGTTTCGCATCGTTTACCCCGGATACCGATACGACGCCA CAGTCACTATAAACTACCACCACACCACGGGCAGCCGCGCTCCGTCGCTGGACgacgatgaggaagaggaagatagGCTCCATGCTATGATCTCAATGATCTGCTCGCGGAACCTCACAGACCCTAATGTCATGAAAG ACCACGGGGATATGATGGAGATGCAGGGTTTCGGAGGCAGCCCGTCGTCATGGCAACAGGCCGAAGTAACCACTCAGGAGGCCCCGTGCCTGTCCTGCTCCACAGCCAACGTGTCGTTCGACTACCCGGCCGGCTGCACGTGCATACACGACCAGGCAGACATTCACAC TATTCCTCTGAAGATGCTCTGCCAGAACATGAAGAGGCAGATCGTCTCCAGAGCTTTTTATGGAT GGCTGGCCTACTGCCGACACCTGTCCACGGTCCGGACTCACCTCTCAGCTCTGGTCAACCACAACATCGTCCCCCCAGACAGACCCTGCGAGGCGTCTGGAGGCCTGAGCAAAGAGGTGTGGAGCAAGTACCAGAAAGACTGCAAG aactataaggagctggagctgctcaggCTGGTTTATTATGGCGGCGTTCAGCACGAAATCAGGAAGGAGGTCTGGCCTTTCCTGCTGGGGCACTACAAGTTTGGAATGGGCAAGAAAGATATGAGCCAG ATTGATGTGAAGATCAGCGAGCGGTACCAGCAGGTGATGAGGGAGTGGAAGGCCTGCGAGGTGATTGTGAAGCAGCGGGAGAAAGAGATGCAGTCGGCCATCTTTGCCAAGCTTTCGTCGGGCAGCAGCATCGACAGCCACGTCCTGCGGCTGGTTCACAGGGACTCCACCCTCAGCAACGAG gtCTTTATGTCCGTTGATGAGCCAGACCCAGGCAGCCAGGAGACCCCCAGTGGATGGGACAGTACCCCCACCATGACCACCCTGGTTCCTCCGGCCGCCGTCCCCCAAGAGGAGAGGCCTCTGGTGGAGTTCGACTCCCCTGACTCGGGCCTTCCGTCCTCCAGAAACTACTCTGTGACTTCGGCTCATTCCCAGAACCTGTCCAGCATAGACGACGGCCAGAGCACGGAGGAGGAAGGCGCCGGCGGGGAGGACGCCAGGACTCCGGGCGTGCTGGGGGGACGTCAGGACTCCCTGAGCGAGGACAGGCTGTGCAGCCAGCTGGACAAGCTGGTGACCAGCGGAGCGGCAGCGGACGCGGTCTCGCCGTCGCTCTCTTCATACACG ATCGAGCTGCTGGACACCGTCGCCCTGAACCTCCACAGGATAGACAAAGACGTGCAGCGCTGCGACCGCAACTACTACTACTTCACCGCAGCCAACCTGGAGAAGCTCCGCAACATCATGTGCAG ctaCGTGTGGGAGCATCTGGAGATGGGCTACGTTCAGGGCATGTGCGACCTGCTCGCTCCGCTCATGGTCATCCTGGACGATG agtgtcTGGCGTACAGCTGCTTCACTCAACTAATGAAGAGGATGAGTCAGAACTTCCCCAACGGTGGAGCCATGGACACACACTTTGCCAACATGAGATCACTGATTCAg ATTCTGGACTCGGAGCTGTTCGAGCTGATGCAGCAGAACGGAGACTACACTCACTTCTACTTCTGTTACCGCTGGTTCCTGCTGGACTTCAAGAGAG AGCTCCTGTACGAGGACGTCTTCGCCGTCTGGGAGGTGATCTGGGTGGCCTCCAGGATTTCCTCGCGGCACTTTGTCCTCTTTCTTGCCTTGGCTCTGGTCACAGTTTACCGTGAGATCATCATCGACAACAACATGGACTTCACGGACATCATCAAGTTCTTCAACG AGATGGCTGAGCGTCACGATGTCCAACACATCTTGAAGGTAGCTCGTGAGCTGGTGCACAAAGTCCAGTCTCTGATGGACAACAagtga